In the Pseudoalteromonas undina genome, one interval contains:
- the barA gene encoding two-component sensor histidine kinase BarA, producing the protein MTKLGLRDSVLTLTLIPTVIIGLLLGGYFTINRYIELDEILYQQGTTISEPLAIALEQPLLEKNKKLLNRVIRYTHNKHSPAIKSIAIFNDNNQLIITSNYHRSFDTLIEQTQIDSFKATHVQQTEELVTFFTPIINHTTPNSDWNTSEFQTTLGTVVIQLNRDKAVIGQQRALLVSGIIIILALVLAAILALKLSRMFMTPLNKLVLATDRLIEGKRQTGLTEPMNGEFELLREGLNTISHSMVMQKDEMQKNIDQATSDYRETLEQYETQNIQLTMAKKEAQDANRVKSDFLAKMSHELRTPLNGVIGFTRQLYKTPLNKNQKDYLDTIELSANSLLTIISDILDFSKLEAGAMELESIQFQLRDSVNEVMTLLAPSAHDKQLELSIYINPQVPDHLTGDPTRFKQVLINLLSNAIKFTEKGAIKVDISHRLLDEERTSILVSVADTGVGIPADKQDALFTAFGQADSSITRKFGGTGLGLIITKHIVEAMNGRITLNSAPGSGTCFTFNGVFRLPNHVFINDLPTQSLIGKRVLYLEPHKHTHHAVVSLLQEWKISVTRCHSESEFLECIEKSEINFDICLIGHMASVDDMQRLKSYVKAVRESTDYLYLMLNTVSHNMREAFIGSGADACLSKPLNHRKLCELLAAPYRLDHPAHNIDQHEQTLLPLKVLVVDDNDANLKLIYTLLNEQVELIDTAHNGSQAYSLSKSHKYDVIFMDIQMPIMDGITACKLIKESSLNEDTPIIAVTAHALNSEKEQLLKDGFEGYLTKPIDEDMLNQIICDHSPQLPVSRDKSKSTFEHSTAPFDSTRLDWTLALQRAGGKPELANEMLNMLLLSVPETLNLLNQAIVSNDCPQVLSVIHKFHGACCYTGVPKLKTLAETIETSLKNECVLDNIEPELFELQDELENLLVDANIDNNNKKDEL; encoded by the coding sequence ATGACCAAACTAGGCTTGCGCGATTCTGTTTTAACACTCACCCTGATCCCCACAGTGATCATTGGGCTATTACTAGGTGGTTATTTTACAATAAATCGTTACATTGAGCTTGATGAAATTTTATATCAACAAGGCACAACAATTTCTGAGCCTTTAGCGATTGCTCTTGAACAACCTTTACTGGAAAAAAATAAAAAACTACTTAATCGCGTGATTCGTTATACACATAACAAACACTCACCGGCGATTAAATCAATTGCTATTTTTAATGATAACAACCAACTTATTATAACTAGTAACTATCATCGCTCGTTCGATACCTTAATTGAGCAAACACAAATAGACAGTTTTAAAGCCACACATGTTCAGCAAACTGAAGAGTTAGTAACTTTTTTTACCCCTATTATTAATCACACAACACCTAATAGCGATTGGAATACCTCTGAGTTTCAGACCACATTAGGTACCGTAGTGATCCAACTTAATCGCGACAAAGCTGTTATTGGTCAGCAACGCGCATTATTAGTCAGCGGTATTATTATTATTCTTGCCTTAGTATTAGCAGCTATTTTAGCACTAAAACTTAGCCGTATGTTTATGACACCGCTAAATAAGTTAGTACTTGCTACCGACAGGTTGATTGAAGGGAAAAGACAAACAGGGTTAACTGAGCCCATGAATGGTGAGTTTGAACTATTGCGTGAAGGACTCAATACCATATCCCACTCTATGGTGATGCAAAAAGACGAAATGCAAAAAAATATTGATCAAGCAACTAGTGATTACCGCGAAACGCTTGAGCAATACGAAACACAAAATATACAGCTCACTATGGCTAAAAAAGAAGCCCAAGATGCTAATCGCGTTAAGTCTGACTTTTTAGCAAAAATGAGTCATGAATTGCGCACACCACTTAATGGGGTTATTGGCTTTACTCGCCAGCTTTATAAAACACCGCTAAATAAAAACCAAAAAGATTACCTTGATACCATTGAGCTTTCAGCAAACAGCTTACTGACCATTATTAGCGATATATTAGACTTCTCCAAATTAGAAGCGGGTGCTATGGAGCTTGAATCGATTCAATTTCAATTACGCGATAGCGTAAACGAAGTGATGACATTACTGGCACCTAGCGCTCACGACAAACAACTTGAGCTCTCTATTTATATAAACCCTCAGGTGCCCGATCACTTAACCGGCGACCCCACTCGATTTAAACAAGTGCTTATTAACTTGTTAAGTAACGCTATAAAATTTACTGAAAAAGGCGCCATTAAAGTCGATATTAGCCATCGTTTGTTGGATGAGGAGCGTACTTCCATTTTAGTGTCGGTGGCTGACACTGGGGTGGGTATTCCTGCCGATAAACAAGACGCGTTATTTACCGCCTTTGGCCAAGCCGACTCCAGTATCACCCGTAAATTTGGTGGCACTGGCTTAGGGCTTATTATTACTAAACATATTGTTGAAGCAATGAATGGCCGTATTACCTTAAATTCAGCTCCAGGTAGTGGCACATGCTTTACTTTTAATGGCGTATTTAGATTACCAAATCATGTATTTATCAACGATTTGCCTACCCAGTCATTAATTGGTAAACGTGTGCTTTACCTAGAGCCACATAAGCATACCCATCATGCCGTTGTTTCATTATTACAAGAGTGGAAAATTAGCGTCACTCGATGTCATAGCGAAAGTGAATTTTTAGAGTGTATCGAGAAATCAGAGATTAATTTTGATATATGCCTTATTGGTCACATGGCATCGGTTGATGATATGCAGCGCTTAAAAAGCTATGTAAAAGCGGTTAGGGAATCAACCGATTATTTATATTTAATGCTTAATACTGTATCACACAATATGCGTGAAGCCTTTATAGGCAGCGGTGCAGATGCCTGTTTAAGTAAACCGCTCAACCATCGTAAATTATGTGAGTTATTAGCCGCACCATACCGACTTGATCACCCGGCACATAACATAGATCAGCATGAACAAACTCTACTGCCATTAAAAGTATTAGTGGTAGATGATAACGACGCTAATTTAAAATTAATATACACCCTACTCAATGAACAGGTGGAATTGATTGATACTGCCCATAATGGTTCACAAGCTTACAGCTTAAGTAAAAGTCATAAATATGATGTGATTTTTATGGATATTCAAATGCCGATAATGGACGGCATTACAGCCTGTAAACTCATTAAAGAGTCATCTTTAAATGAAGATACACCTATTATTGCCGTAACTGCGCATGCACTTAATAGTGAAAAAGAACAATTATTAAAAGATGGTTTTGAAGGCTATTTAACTAAGCCAATTGACGAAGATATGCTCAATCAAATTATTTGCGATCATAGCCCGCAATTACCTGTAAGCCGTGATAAGTCAAAAAGCACATTTGAACATAGCACAGCGCCTTTTGATAGCACTCGGCTTGATTGGACGTTGGCACTGCAACGTGCAGGCGGTAAGCCTGAATTAGCCAATGAAATGCTTAACATGTTGTTATTAAGCGTGCCTGAAACCCTAAACTTATTAAATCAAGCAATAGTCAGCAATGATTGCCCTCAAGTACTCAGCGTGATCCACAAATTTCATGGAGCGTGTTGCTATACAGGTGTACCAAAACTTAAAACCTTAGCTGAAACGATCGAAACATCACTTAAAAATGAGTGCGTACTTGATAATATAGAGCCCGAACTGTTTGAACTTCAAGACGAGCTGGAAAACTTACTTGTTGATGCCAACATTGATAACAACAATAAAAAAGACGAGCTATAG
- the rlmD gene encoding 23S rRNA (uracil(1939)-C(5))-methyltransferase RlmD, which yields MAQIFKAKKKPLQQQSLELDITAMDHHGRGIAKYNNKVCFVSGALPGERVKAKLVDDKARYSQADTLKIIKASEYRTAPICEHYSQCGGCQLQHLDTTQQVIEKQAAVNQLFAKFAKLTDLNWQAPLQSQATHYRRSARIAVMLDKAAKKMRVGYRARGSKSIVSINQCPVLSDVFADVFNVFDKVINQNKTLHSISHLQLCAADEQSFIVIRHTKAISPHDKAFVEQSVAAHNWQLVWQSDSDTIDHSHLAMPFYKLEQLNIMFEFGLSNFIQVNASVNQAMLIQAANWLALQGDENVLDLFCGIGNFSLVLAKQAKTVTGIEGVTSAVALATQNAHTNSITNTQFHCFDLTTSIKKAPWFNKELDVLVLDPSRTGAMAVLEQLPLTQFKAILYVSCDPVTLARDSAIISQAGFELNKIGLMNMFPHTGHIETMALFQRR from the coding sequence ATGGCACAAATATTTAAAGCAAAGAAAAAACCACTACAACAGCAATCGCTAGAACTCGATATTACAGCAATGGATCACCATGGCCGTGGTATTGCTAAGTACAATAATAAAGTGTGTTTTGTTAGTGGTGCATTACCTGGTGAGCGAGTAAAAGCCAAGTTGGTTGATGATAAAGCACGTTACAGCCAAGCTGATACGCTTAAAATAATTAAAGCTAGTGAATATCGCACAGCGCCTATTTGTGAACATTACAGTCAGTGTGGTGGTTGCCAGCTACAGCATTTAGATACCACACAACAGGTAATTGAAAAGCAAGCTGCGGTGAATCAATTATTTGCCAAGTTTGCAAAATTAACCGATTTAAACTGGCAAGCCCCGCTGCAAAGCCAAGCAACTCATTATCGACGCAGTGCTCGAATTGCTGTTATGCTCGACAAGGCTGCAAAAAAAATGCGGGTAGGCTACAGAGCACGTGGCTCTAAAAGTATTGTTAGTATTAATCAGTGCCCAGTTTTAAGTGATGTATTTGCCGATGTATTTAATGTATTTGATAAAGTCATTAATCAAAACAAGACGCTACACAGTATCAGTCATTTACAATTATGTGCCGCTGATGAACAATCTTTTATTGTTATCCGCCATACCAAAGCGATTTCACCTCATGATAAGGCGTTTGTTGAGCAAAGTGTGGCAGCTCATAATTGGCAGTTAGTGTGGCAAAGTGACAGTGATACTATTGATCATTCACATTTAGCTATGCCATTTTATAAACTTGAACAGTTAAATATAATGTTTGAGTTTGGGCTCAGTAACTTTATTCAGGTTAACGCGAGTGTAAATCAAGCGATGCTGATCCAAGCTGCAAACTGGTTAGCACTTCAAGGCGATGAAAATGTTCTGGATTTATTTTGTGGTATTGGTAACTTCTCTTTAGTGTTAGCCAAACAAGCTAAAACAGTAACAGGAATTGAGGGCGTAACTTCGGCGGTTGCATTAGCAACACAAAATGCGCACACTAACTCTATTACTAATACCCAGTTTCATTGTTTTGATTTAACCACGAGCATTAAAAAAGCGCCGTGGTTTAATAAAGAATTAGATGTTTTAGTACTCGACCCCTCACGCACTGGTGCGATGGCAGTTTTAGAACAGCTTCCATTAACGCAGTTTAAAGCGATTTTATACGTTTCTTGCGACCCTGTTACTTTAGCCCGTGACAGCGCTATTATTTCGCAAGCCGGCTTTGAGCTGAACAAGATAGGGCTAATGAATATGTTTCCTCACACGGGGCATATCGAAACTATGGCGTTATTTCAACGGAGGTAA